A genomic window from Luteolibacter sp. LG18 includes:
- a CDS encoding nucleoside monophosphate kinase: MSKQLDFKLPAFLFLGAPGSGKGTQGKILGSVPRFFHCACGDVFRSLDTRTALGQKFVHYSSRGELVPDELTIELWHAQILNWSETHIYKPDIDFLVLDGIPRNVRQAEFLAEHVEVHQVFHLSCPDREELARRMRKRALKENRLDDASDRVIQQRIATYEAETKPILEYYSAERVLDIDATQAPVKVLRDIVDHITKLPIYQASLKRPA, translated from the coding sequence ATGTCGAAGCAACTCGATTTCAAACTTCCGGCCTTCCTGTTTCTCGGCGCGCCGGGTTCCGGCAAGGGCACCCAGGGCAAGATCCTTGGCAGCGTCCCGCGCTTCTTCCACTGCGCCTGTGGCGATGTCTTCCGCTCCCTCGACACCCGCACCGCCCTCGGCCAGAAGTTCGTCCACTACTCCAGCCGCGGCGAGTTGGTGCCGGACGAGTTGACCATCGAGCTGTGGCACGCCCAGATCCTGAACTGGAGCGAGACCCACATCTACAAGCCCGACATCGACTTCCTCGTCCTCGACGGCATTCCGCGCAACGTCCGCCAGGCCGAGTTCCTCGCCGAGCACGTGGAGGTCCACCAGGTCTTCCACCTGTCCTGCCCGGACCGTGAGGAACTCGCCCGCCGCATGCGGAAGCGGGCGCTCAAGGAGAACCGCCTGGACGACGCCAGCGATCGCGTGATCCAGCAGCGCATCGCCACCTACGAGGCCGAGACCAAACCGATCCTCGAATACTACTCCGCCGAGCGGGTGCTGGACATCGATGCCACCCAGGCCCCCGTGAAGGTTCTGCGTGACATCGTGGACCACATCACCAAGCTGCCCATCTATCAGGCATCGCTGAAGCGGCCGGCCTGA
- a CDS encoding DUF433 domain-containing protein has translation MEGQEAIVIDPEILGGTPVFAGTRVPVQALFDYIERDYTLAEFIECFPSVTREMACRVLDQSESALVSLAS, from the coding sequence ATGGAAGGACAGGAAGCCATCGTCATCGACCCGGAGATCCTGGGCGGCACTCCGGTGTTCGCAGGTACCCGCGTCCCCGTGCAGGCACTCTTCGATTACATCGAGCGGGATTACACTCTCGCGGAATTCATCGAGTGTTTCCCGTCCGTCACCCGAGAAATGGCCTGCCGGGTGCTTGACCAATCGGAGTCAGCTCTGGTGTCCCTCGCGTCATGA
- a CDS encoding adenine phosphoribosyltransferase, whose protein sequence is MPSPDALRAAVRDVVDFPKPGIVFKDITPILANGSLFRDAITLLCEHAADQKIDKVVGIDARGFIFAAAVADRLGVGFVPVRKKGKLPWKTRQTSYSLEYGESVVELHEDAVAPGERVLLVDDLLATGGTAAAALQLLGELGAEVVSVSFLIELSFLNGRDKLAPHPIRSLISY, encoded by the coding sequence ATGCCATCTCCGGATGCCCTCCGCGCCGCCGTGCGGGACGTCGTCGACTTCCCGAAGCCCGGCATCGTTTTCAAGGACATCACCCCGATCCTCGCCAACGGCTCCCTGTTCCGGGACGCCATCACGCTGCTTTGCGAGCACGCCGCGGATCAGAAGATCGACAAGGTCGTGGGCATCGACGCGCGTGGTTTCATCTTCGCCGCCGCCGTGGCCGACCGCCTGGGCGTGGGCTTCGTGCCAGTCCGGAAAAAGGGCAAGCTGCCGTGGAAAACCCGCCAGACGTCCTATTCCCTGGAATACGGCGAATCGGTGGTGGAGCTCCACGAGGACGCCGTGGCTCCGGGCGAGCGCGTGCTGCTGGTCGATGACCTCCTCGCCACCGGAGGCACGGCCGCCGCGGCCCTCCAGCTCCTCGGCGAACTCGGTGCCGAGGTCGTCTCCGTTTCCTTCCTGATCGAGCTCTCGTTCCTCAACGGCCGCGACAAGCTCGCGCCCCATCCCATCCGCTCCCTCATCTCCTACTAA
- a CDS encoding DUF5615 family PIN-like protein, whose amino-acid sequence MRILLDECVPWPVRKLLPDHDCHTAWYQGWGGTKNGELLSLADKEFDLFITADRNLRYQQNLAARTIAILELSTNDLRRIQAAAVSLQAVVESMTAGEYRILEIP is encoded by the coding sequence ATGAGGATCCTGCTGGATGAATGCGTGCCTTGGCCGGTTCGCAAACTTCTCCCGGACCACGATTGCCACACGGCTTGGTATCAGGGCTGGGGCGGAACGAAAAACGGTGAACTGCTATCTCTCGCGGACAAGGAGTTCGACTTATTCATCACCGCGGACCGTAATCTCCGCTACCAGCAAAACCTGGCGGCACGAACCATCGCCATCTTGGAACTCTCCACGAACGATCTTCGGAGAATCCAGGCCGCCGCGGTATCGTTGCAAGCGGTTGTGGAATCCATGACCGCAGGTGAATACCGGATTTTGGAAATCCCTTGA
- the fmt gene encoding methionyl-tRNA formyltransferase has translation MRVAFFGTGEIAIPAFRRLIEAGPKPVLLVTQPDKPVGRHHTLTPPAIKTVALEAGIPVLQPEKVRDALEELAGYDIDLMVVMAYGQILPLKLIKLPRLACINLHASLLPRYRGAACIQAAIDAGDSETGITVMHVVKQLDAGDIILAKSIPILPGETGGQLHDRLADVAAEAMAEALEPLASGTAPRVPQDEALVSYIPKLEREDGRLDFALSAIELERRIRAYDPWPGTYLTVSEDGKERRLKVFPQTEVIENGPGAGEIDLSTGSLVIGCGQGALKLLEVQPEGARRMSAADYLRGRKPERVL, from the coding sequence ATGCGCGTTGCCTTTTTCGGAACAGGAGAGATCGCCATCCCGGCCTTCCGTCGTTTGATCGAAGCCGGGCCAAAGCCCGTGTTGCTCGTGACCCAGCCGGACAAACCGGTGGGTCGCCATCACACGCTCACGCCACCGGCCATCAAGACGGTGGCGCTGGAGGCGGGCATCCCGGTGCTCCAGCCGGAAAAGGTGCGCGATGCGCTCGAGGAACTGGCCGGTTACGACATCGACCTGATGGTGGTGATGGCCTACGGCCAGATCCTGCCGCTGAAGCTCATCAAGCTGCCGCGGCTCGCCTGCATCAATCTCCACGCCTCGCTGCTGCCGCGCTACCGCGGTGCCGCCTGCATCCAGGCCGCGATCGATGCCGGGGACTCCGAAACCGGCATCACCGTGATGCATGTGGTGAAGCAGCTCGATGCGGGCGACATCATCCTCGCGAAATCGATTCCGATCCTGCCCGGTGAAACGGGCGGCCAATTGCACGACCGTCTCGCCGATGTTGCGGCCGAGGCGATGGCGGAGGCCTTGGAGCCGCTCGCGTCCGGCACCGCTCCACGCGTCCCGCAGGACGAGGCCCTCGTGTCCTACATTCCGAAGCTGGAGCGCGAGGACGGACGATTGGATTTCGCTCTGAGCGCGATCGAGTTGGAGCGCCGCATCCGCGCCTACGATCCGTGGCCCGGCACCTACCTCACGGTAAGCGAGGACGGCAAGGAGCGCCGCTTGAAGGTGTTCCCGCAAACCGAGGTGATCGAGAACGGGCCCGGAGCCGGAGAGATCGACCTTTCCACCGGATCCCTCGTCATCGGCTGTGGCCAAGGCGCGCTGAAACTTCTCGAAGTGCAGCCCGAAGGCGCGCGCCGCATGAGCGCTGCCGACTACCTCCGCGGCCGGAAGCCGGAGCGGGTGCTGTAG
- a CDS encoding glucose-6-phosphate isomerase: MSWTRYCQSVIRYPQFGFSIDLSRMDVDDAFLSAMQPKIAKAFTDIAALEAGEIVNPDEQRMVGHYWLRNADLAPTDALRKAITEPLSDLKDFAEKVHTGQVSPPCGGVFKQILLIGIGGSALGPQLVNDAIGHGAKVPIFFFDNTDPAGIDRVISDLKEVGLNRTLVLVISKSGGTAETRNGMLEAKAAYEAAGLNFGRHTVAVTGLGSKLDQYAIDQKFLARFPMEDWVGGRTSVMSTVGLVPAALQGIDIDSFLAGAAAMDVETRKTDAKTNASMQLALAWYHAGNGKGEKDMVVLPYKDSLVLFSKYLQQLVMESLGKELDLDGKKVNQGIAVYGNKGSTDQHAYVQQLRDGVHNFFTTFIEVRKGRNGEGIEVEPSTSSADYLQGFLRGTRKALYESGRKSVTISIPEVTPFQLGILIGLFERAVSFYASLVNINAYHQPGVEAGKKAATTFLELLNTVRGRLVADARTADEIAAQCDADPEDVYHCLTHLSANGEVQIAIGKDPSGDTFSL, from the coding sequence ATGTCCTGGACACGCTACTGCCAATCCGTCATCCGCTATCCGCAATTCGGCTTCTCCATCGACCTGTCCCGCATGGACGTCGATGACGCTTTCCTTTCGGCCATGCAGCCGAAGATCGCGAAGGCCTTCACCGACATCGCCGCGCTCGAGGCCGGTGAGATCGTGAACCCGGACGAACAGCGCATGGTGGGCCACTACTGGCTCCGCAACGCCGACCTCGCCCCGACCGACGCGCTCCGCAAGGCGATCACCGAGCCGCTTTCCGACCTCAAGGATTTCGCCGAGAAGGTCCACACCGGCCAGGTCAGCCCTCCCTGCGGCGGCGTCTTCAAGCAGATCCTGCTCATCGGCATCGGCGGCTCCGCCCTGGGCCCGCAGCTCGTGAACGACGCCATCGGTCACGGTGCCAAGGTGCCGATCTTCTTCTTCGACAACACCGATCCGGCTGGCATCGACCGCGTGATCTCCGACCTCAAGGAAGTCGGCCTGAACCGCACGCTGGTGCTCGTCATCTCGAAGTCCGGCGGCACCGCCGAGACCCGCAACGGCATGCTCGAGGCCAAGGCCGCCTATGAGGCCGCCGGCCTGAACTTCGGCCGCCACACCGTGGCCGTGACCGGCCTGGGCTCGAAGCTCGACCAGTACGCGATCGACCAGAAGTTCCTCGCCCGCTTCCCGATGGAAGACTGGGTCGGCGGCCGCACCTCGGTGATGTCCACCGTGGGCCTTGTGCCCGCCGCCCTCCAGGGCATCGACATCGACTCCTTCCTCGCCGGCGCCGCCGCGATGGACGTGGAAACCCGCAAGACCGACGCGAAGACGAACGCCTCGATGCAGCTCGCGCTCGCCTGGTACCACGCCGGCAACGGCAAGGGCGAAAAGGACATGGTCGTGCTCCCCTACAAGGACTCGCTCGTCCTGTTCTCGAAGTATCTCCAGCAGCTCGTCATGGAGTCGCTCGGCAAGGAACTCGACCTCGACGGCAAGAAGGTGAACCAGGGCATCGCCGTCTACGGCAACAAGGGTTCCACCGACCAGCACGCCTACGTCCAGCAGCTCCGCGACGGGGTCCACAATTTCTTCACCACCTTCATCGAGGTCCGCAAGGGCCGCAACGGCGAGGGCATCGAGGTCGAACCGTCCACCAGCTCCGCCGACTACCTGCAGGGCTTCCTGCGCGGCACCCGCAAGGCGCTGTATGAGTCCGGCCGCAAATCCGTGACGATCTCCATCCCGGAGGTCACCCCGTTCCAGCTCGGCATCCTCATCGGCCTCTTCGAGCGCGCGGTGTCGTTCTACGCCTCGCTGGTCAACATCAACGCCTACCACCAGCCTGGCGTGGAAGCCGGCAAGAAGGCCGCCACGACCTTCCTGGAACTGCTCAACACCGTCCGCGGCCGCCTCGTGGCGGACGCCCGCACCGCCGACGAAATTGCCGCCCAGTGCGACGCCGATCCGGAGGACGTTTACCACTGCCTGACGCACCTGTCCGCCAACGGCGAGGTCCAGATCGCGATCGGCAAGGATCCGTCCGGCGACACGTTCTCGCTGTAA